Proteins encoded in a region of the Streptomyces sp. PCS3-D2 genome:
- a CDS encoding SsgA family sporulation/cell division regulator: MITVIEQAAQARLVATAPKVETVPVTLCYDRADPFAVRMAFPAPATLEGVEVSWTFSRELLESGLDRPSGYGDVRVRPHDGERTTIEFHAVEGVAIVLMLTAELHRFLDRVASVVPPGLEHLYLDMDHSLAELMRDSC, translated from the coding sequence GTGATCACTGTCATCGAGCAGGCCGCGCAGGCCCGTCTGGTCGCCACCGCGCCGAAGGTCGAGACCGTTCCCGTCACCCTGTGTTACGACCGCGCGGATCCGTTCGCCGTGCGCATGGCCTTCCCCGCCCCGGCGACGCTGGAAGGCGTCGAGGTCTCGTGGACCTTCTCCCGGGAACTGCTGGAGTCCGGCCTGGACCGCCCGTCCGGCTATGGCGACGTACGCGTGCGGCCGCACGACGGGGAGCGGACCACGATCGAGTTCCACGCGGTGGAGGGCGTCGCGATCGTCCTGATGCTGACCGCCGAGCTGCACCGGTTCCTGGATCGGGTCGCGAGCGTGGTTCCGCCCGGCCTGGAGCACCTCTACCTCGACATGGACCACAGCCTGGCCGAGCTGATGCGCGACAGCTGCTGA
- a CDS encoding YciI family protein — translation MFVMELTYTAPVEAVEEQMDAHIAWLDGYYAAGVFLASGRKVPRDGGVILAAGVSRAEIEKIAAGDPFAVAGVCSYRITEFMATKTSADLAAVRENPLV, via the coding sequence ATGTTTGTCATGGAGCTCACCTACACCGCGCCCGTCGAAGCCGTCGAGGAGCAGATGGACGCCCACATCGCCTGGCTGGACGGCTACTACGCGGCCGGCGTCTTCCTCGCCTCGGGACGCAAGGTGCCGCGCGACGGGGGCGTCATCCTGGCGGCGGGGGTGTCCCGGGCCGAGATCGAGAAGATCGCGGCCGGGGACCCCTTCGCGGTCGCGGGCGTCTGCTCCTACCGCATCACCGAGTTCATGGCCACGAAGACCTCGGCGGACCTGGCCGCGGTCCGGGAGAACCCGCTCGTGTAG
- a CDS encoding oxidoreductase produces MCAASLVLGVLAGPAHAEEQGRAQDLRAAGWALKETGLTARFRGLAAVSRTTAWVAGSRGTVLRTLDGGRSWQDVSPPGAVAEQLELRDIEAFDARRAVALSIGEGEASRVLRTEDGGATWTETFRNPDPRAFYDCLTFFDTRHGLAVSDPVDGKFRILSTDDGGRHWRVLPGAGMPEALPGEAGFAASGQCLVSAGPRDVWLATGGGASARVLHSADRGRTWRAAEVAVPAGDPARGVFALAFRDRTRGLAVGGDYRTGQASPHAAAVSGDGGSTWRQATTPPPAYRSGAAWYPYSGGTALAVGPTGTDLTTDGGRSWRPLDAGSFDTVDCAADRGCWAAGEKGRVARLERR; encoded by the coding sequence ATGTGCGCGGCAAGTTTGGTGCTCGGTGTGCTCGCCGGTCCCGCGCACGCCGAGGAGCAGGGCCGGGCACAGGACTTACGCGCAGCCGGCTGGGCGCTCAAGGAGACCGGCCTGACCGCCCGCTTCCGGGGGCTCGCCGCGGTCAGCCGGACCACGGCCTGGGTCGCCGGCTCCCGGGGGACCGTGCTGCGCACGCTCGACGGCGGCCGCAGCTGGCAGGACGTCTCGCCGCCCGGCGCGGTCGCGGAGCAGCTGGAACTCCGCGACATCGAGGCCTTCGACGCGCGACGGGCGGTGGCCCTGTCCATCGGCGAGGGCGAGGCCTCCAGGGTGCTGCGGACCGAGGACGGCGGCGCCACCTGGACCGAGACCTTCCGCAACCCCGATCCGCGCGCCTTCTACGACTGCCTCACCTTCTTCGACACCCGCCACGGGCTGGCCGTGAGCGATCCGGTGGACGGAAAGTTCCGCATCCTCTCGACGGACGACGGCGGCCGCCACTGGCGGGTGCTGCCCGGTGCGGGAATGCCCGAGGCGCTGCCCGGCGAGGCGGGCTTCGCCGCGAGCGGCCAGTGCCTGGTCAGCGCCGGACCGCGGGACGTCTGGCTGGCCACGGGCGGCGGGGCGAGCGCGCGGGTCCTGCACTCCGCGGACCGCGGCCGGACCTGGCGGGCGGCCGAAGTCGCCGTGCCGGCGGGAGACCCCGCGCGAGGCGTCTTCGCCCTCGCCTTCCGGGACCGTACGAGGGGGCTCGCCGTGGGCGGCGACTACCGCACCGGGCAGGCCTCCCCGCACGCCGCGGCCGTCTCCGGGGACGGGGGGAGCACCTGGCGGCAGGCGACGACCCCGCCGCCGGCCTACCGGTCGGGCGCGGCCTGGTACCCGTACAGCGGGGGGACGGCCCTCGCGGTCGGACCCACGGGCACGGACCTCACCACGGACGGGGGTCGCTCCTGGCGCCCACTGGACGCGGGGTCCTTCGACACGGTCGACTGCGCGGCCGACAGGGGCTGTTGGGCGGCGGGGGAGAAGGGCCGGGTGGCACGGCTGGAACGCCGCTGA
- a CDS encoding endonuclease V yields MTSVKTPADEAEARAIQDELRHHVVLGEPGPPPGRGLVAGVDVAYDDTRDLVAAAAVVLDAATLEVVEEATAVGHVSFPYVPGLLAFRELPTVLAALDALTAEPGLVVCDGYGLAHPRGFGLACHLGVVTGLPSIGVAKNPFAFTHEDPGARRGAVSALVGPDGGEVGRALRTQDATKPVYVSVGHRVSLDNACAHVLALSPRFRIPETTRRADSLCRRALREAS; encoded by the coding sequence ATGACGAGTGTGAAGACTCCCGCAGATGAGGCCGAGGCCCGGGCGATACAGGACGAGCTGCGCCATCACGTGGTACTCGGCGAGCCCGGCCCCCCGCCCGGCCGCGGGCTGGTGGCGGGCGTGGACGTCGCCTACGACGACACGCGCGACCTCGTCGCCGCCGCGGCCGTGGTCCTCGACGCCGCGACCCTGGAGGTGGTCGAGGAGGCCACCGCCGTCGGGCACGTCAGCTTTCCCTACGTGCCGGGGCTGCTCGCCTTCCGCGAGCTGCCGACCGTGCTGGCCGCCCTCGACGCCCTGACCGCCGAGCCCGGCCTCGTGGTCTGCGACGGCTACGGCCTCGCCCACCCCCGCGGGTTCGGCCTCGCCTGCCACCTCGGGGTGGTCACGGGGCTCCCCTCCATCGGCGTCGCCAAGAACCCCTTCGCCTTCACCCACGAGGATCCCGGCGCCCGGCGGGGCGCCGTCTCCGCGCTGGTCGGCCCCGACGGGGGCGAGGTCGGGCGGGCCCTGCGCACGCAGGACGCGACCAAGCCGGTGTACGTCTCCGTCGGGCACAGGGTGTCGCTCGACAACGCCTGTGCGCACGTCCTGGCCCTCAGCCCCCGCTTCCGGATCCCGGAGACCACCCGGCGTGCCGACTCGCTGTGCCGCAGGGCACTGCGGGAGGCCTCCTGA